One genomic segment of Thermovirga sp. includes these proteins:
- a CDS encoding EamA family transporter: protein MDRLGMLMILGSALFNATASSIMKIGFGHQQDLLERGFAAAVLRIAGNPWAVTGVVCFGISFMFMSAALTRVDLSVAYPVMSGLVFILVLGVSSIFFAEQVTLARLLGVFLILSGVLVISR from the coding sequence ATGGACCGGCTCGGTATGCTCATGATCCTGGGCTCCGCACTTTTCAACGCCACGGCCAGCAGCATTATGAAGATCGGCTTCGGACACCAGCAGGACCTGCTCGAGAGGGGGTTCGCGGCGGCTGTACTTCGCATAGCCGGCAACCCCTGGGCCGTGACGGGGGTGGTTTGCTTCGGTATATCCTTCATGTTCATGAGCGCGGCCTTGACCAGGGTGGACCTGTCTGTAGCCTACCCGGTCATGTCGGGGCTGGTCTTCATCCTCGTCCTGGGCGTTTCCTCGATCTTCTTCGCCGAGCAGGTCACCCTTGCGAGGCTCCTGGGCGTCTTCCTGATACTGTCGGGCG